A genome region from Christensenella minuta includes the following:
- a CDS encoding lysozyme family protein yields the protein MADIKTRDTSKGTIKTINKAAVATERMKKAYVMTKDKAEHSTNASENSAEEYASDKIEAATDRTVHETAYRADKVGRWGVRETRQNYQKAKRGIENFKTKRAEKQLQKQSVNPVGKQSIRTLERTEKTIKQSARSAGNTTVKTVSKGATNTVQRSVKTAEQTAKTSIKTTKEAAVIAQKTAKTTAKATQKAAQAAKKAAKATADTVKATAKATVATVKAIIAGTKALVAAIAAGGWIAVLIIMIVVLFGAAVAMFGGGSDSNSYTPVSAEVEAYEPIIQKYAKEYGIPEYVELIKAVMMQESGGRGLDPMQAAEGSFNTKYPHEPNGIKDPEYSIQCGVQELKAALTSAEVESPIDMEHIKLALQGYNFGNGYISWAKTNYGGYSYANAVEFSTQQAQRLGWDSYGDTQYPAHVLRYYPYGRAFTAGGNQAIVEVALTQLGNQGGQPYWSWYGFNSRVEWCACFVSWCADQCGYIESGLVPKFAGCVDGANWFKSNGKWQDRTYEPKVGDIIFFDWEGDGTTDHVGIVEKCENGTVYTVEGNSGDACKQRQYAVGSSNIYGYGIPAY from the coding sequence ATGGCTGATATAAAAACAAGAGATACAAGCAAAGGTACAATCAAGACCATAAATAAGGCAGCAGTTGCCACGGAGCGAATGAAGAAAGCCTATGTGATGACGAAAGATAAGGCAGAACATTCCACCAACGCTTCGGAAAATTCCGCAGAGGAATATGCTTCCGATAAAATCGAAGCGGCAACGGATAGGACTGTTCACGAAACGGCATACCGTGCGGATAAAGTCGGCAGATGGGGTGTGCGTGAAACAAGACAGAATTATCAGAAAGCCAAAAGGGGAATTGAGAATTTCAAGACCAAGCGTGCAGAGAAGCAGCTTCAAAAACAATCGGTCAATCCTGTCGGAAAACAGAGCATCCGAACTCTGGAGCGTACGGAGAAAACAATTAAACAGTCTGCAAGGTCGGCAGGAAATACGACAGTCAAGACCGTATCGAAAGGTGCAACCAATACTGTTCAAAGGTCGGTTAAGACTGCTGAACAAACGGCAAAGACTTCTATTAAGACCACAAAAGAAGCTGCCGTTATAGCACAGAAAACAGCAAAAACAACAGCCAAAGCAACACAGAAAGCGGCTCAGGCGGCAAAGAAAGCGGCGAAAGCCACAGCAGATACCGTCAAAGCGACAGCGAAAGCTACTGTTGCGACAGTCAAAGCGATTATTGCAGGGACAAAAGCACTTGTAGCAGCAATCGCAGCAGGCGGTTGGATAGCGGTGCTGATTATTATGATTGTCGTATTGTTTGGTGCTGCCGTAGCAATGTTTGGAGGAGGAAGTGACAGTAATTCCTATACTCCGGTAAGTGCAGAGGTAGAAGCCTATGAACCTATCATACAGAAGTATGCCAAGGAGTACGGCATTCCTGAGTATGTAGAACTTATCAAGGCGGTTATGATGCAGGAAAGCGGCGGCAGAGGACTTGACCCTATGCAGGCAGCAGAAGGAAGTTTCAATACGAAGTATCCGCACGAACCTAATGGAATTAAAGACCCTGAATATTCTATCCAGTGTGGTGTTCAGGAATTGAAAGCGGCTCTTACCTCGGCAGAGGTGGAAAGTCCGATTGATATGGAGCATATCAAACTTGCCTTGCAAGGCTACAACTTCGGTAATGGATATATTTCTTGGGCAAAAACGAATTACGGCGGTTATTCTTATGCCAATGCAGTGGAGTTTTCCACTCAGCAGGCACAAAGGCTTGGTTGGGACAGTTATGGAGATACCCAATATCCGGCTCACGTTCTGAGGTACTATCCGTATGGGCGAGCCTTTACTGCCGGAGGTAATCAGGCGATTGTTGAGGTTGCCTTGACACAGCTAGGCAATCAGGGCGGACAACCTTACTGGAGTTGGTACGGCTTTAACAGTCGAGTGGAATGGTGTGCCTGCTTCGTATCTTGGTGTGCTGACCAATGCGGGTATATTGAAAGCGGACTTGTTCCGAAATTTGCAGGTTGCGTGGATGGTGCAAACTGGTTTAAGTCAAATGGGAAATGGCAAGACCGCACTTATGAACCAAAGGTAGGAGATATTATCTTCTTTGATTGGGAAGGCGACGGTACAACAGACCACGTTGGTATCGTAGAGAAGTGTGAGAATGGCACAGTTTATACCGTAGAGGGCAACTCAGGCGACG
- the srtB gene encoding class B sortase, whose amino-acid sequence MSRKIYIIIAVVFTVVLSVSTFFIIRNHIDSAKQNEVYDNLAEIVEDEPPKENEGVTFSEDKDYLAEYLELYRQNEDMVGWIKVEDTNINYPVVQSVNEPNFYLKHKFDKTYSAYGCPYVQENCDVQKPSDNIIIYGHHMNDGSMFTGLMKYRNKSFWEEHKDITFDTLTDRHQYEVIAVFKTVVYTNSSDSFKYYEFTDAENATEFDAYVAKCKELSLYDTGVSAEYGDRLISLSTCEYSRSNGRLVVVAKRVD is encoded by the coding sequence CGGTAGTGTTGTCTGTAAGCACCTTCTTTATTATCCGTAATCACATTGACTCTGCCAAGCAGAATGAAGTCTATGATAACCTTGCGGAGATTGTGGAGGACGAGCCGCCAAAGGAAAATGAGGGCGTGACGTTTTCGGAAGATAAGGACTATCTTGCGGAATATCTTGAACTCTATCGGCAGAATGAGGATATGGTGGGTTGGATAAAGGTTGAGGATACCAATATCAACTATCCGGTCGTGCAGTCTGTAAATGAGCCGAACTTCTACCTGAAGCACAAGTTTGATAAGACCTATTCTGCTTATGGCTGTCCATATGTGCAGGAAAATTGTGATGTGCAGAAACCTTCAGACAACATCATTATTTACGGACACCACATGAATGACGGTTCTATGTTTACGGGACTGATGAAGTACAGAAATAAAAGCTTTTGGGAAGAACATAAGGATATTACTTTTGATACACTGACGGACAGACACCAGTATGAAGTGATTGCAGTCTTTAAGACGGTTGTTTATACAAACAGCTCCGATAGCTTTAAGTATTATGAGTTTACGGACGCAGAAAATGCGACAGAGTTTGATGCGTATGTTGCTAAGTGCAAGGAACTTTCTCTGTATGATACCGGAGTATCGGCAGAGTATGGCGACAGGCTGATTTCTCTTTCTACTTGTGAATATTCAAGAAGCAATGGCAGGCTTGTTGTTGTCGCTAAGAGAGTGGATTAA